A genome region from Coffea arabica cultivar ET-39 chromosome 7e, Coffea Arabica ET-39 HiFi, whole genome shotgun sequence includes the following:
- the LOC113701556 gene encoding WAT1-related protein At5g40240, whose translation MGSWKRTCWYGEVFPFTAMVTMECINVGMNTIFKAATVKGLNYHVFMLYSYGIAALLLLPLCYFFHRNSRLPPFTFGLLARFFSLGLLGFVAQYLGNTGIEYSTPTLASAMSNIAPASTFVLAVLFRMEKLEMKSLSSQVKIIGCAITIAGALVVVLYKGPVLLRSPASSASVFAQAALVTLTTGTKQSNWVKGGAILAAEYVVASLWYIYQAKAIGEYPAELVVVFFYNLSCMIIAAPICLIEVPISSAWNIFKLDVQLYAVLYAGVLGTGFVILVHTWCLHVKGPVYVASFRPLSIAIAAILGFIFLGDNLYLGSVIGSLIISIGFYVLIWAKAQEASGDKSQSGTIFRESASRNAPLLDEYDDSTDEGHATTTA comes from the exons ATGGGGAGCTGGAAACGAACTTGTTGGTATGGAGAGGTTTTTCCTTTCACAGCCATGGTTACAATGGAGTGCATCAATGTTGGTATGAACACCATCTTCAAAGCGGCCACAGTGAAGGGTCTGAACTATCACGTTTTCATGCTTTATTCCTATGGGATAGCAGCTCTTCTTCTCCTCCCTCTTTGCTACTTCTTCCACAG GAATTCTCGGCTTCCTCCATTTACCTTTGGCCTCCTTGCTAGATTTTTCTCCCTCGGGCTTCTTGG CTTTGTAGCTCAATATCTTGGAAATACAGGAATCGAGTATAGTACACCAACATTGGCTTCCGCCATGAGCAATATTGCACCGGCTTCCACATTTGTCCTGGCCGTCCTCTTCAG GATGGAAAAGCTAGAAATGAAGAGCCTGAGTAGCCAAGTTAAGATAATAGGGTGTGCAATAACGATTGCAGGAGCCCTTGTGGTGGTTCTGTACAAAGGCCCAGTGCTACTAAGGAGCCCTGCATCTTCAGCTTCTGTTTTTGCACAGGCAGCACTAGTTACACTCACCACTGGCACCAAACAGTCAAATTGGGTCAAAGGGGGTGCCATCCTCGCTGCTGAATATGTAGTAGCCTCCCTTTGGTATATTTATCAG GCCAAGGCTATTGGGGAGTACCCAGCAGAACTGGTTGTGGTCTTCTTCTACAACTTATCATGTATGATCATAGCAGCACCCATTTGTTTAATCGAGGTACCAATTTCAAGTGCTTGGAATATATTCAAACTGGATGTGCAGTTGTACGCGGTTTTGTATGCG GGAGTATTGGGGACAGGCTTCGTTATTCTTGTTCATACTTGGTGCTTACATGTAAAAGGACCTGTATATGTAGCTTCATTTAGGCCATTATCAATTGCCATTGCTGCAATTCTGGGCTTCATTTTTCTTGGCGATAATCTCTACCTCGGAAG CGTGATCGGATCATTGATCATATCGATTGGGTTTTATGTTCTAATATGGGCAAAAGCACAAGAAGCAAGTGGAGACAAATCACAAAGTGGTACTATTTTTAGGGAATCTGCCAGCAGAAATGCTCCATTGCTAGACGAATATGATGATTCAACAGATGAAGGACATGCGACTACCACTGCTTGA